A single genomic interval of Mucilaginibacter boryungensis harbors:
- the dnaJ gene encoding molecular chaperone DnaJ yields the protein MAKRDYYDVLGVAKGSSADDIKKAYRKMAIKYHPDKNPGDKQAEESFKEAAEAYEVLSNPEKRQRYDQFGHAANAGSAAGGGYGGGMDMNDIFSQFGDIFGGGSPFEGFFGGGGSRQGGGRRVARGSNLRIKVRLTLEEIANGAEKKIKVNKQVLCKACDGTGAKDKSSFQTCKTCGGSGSVRRVTNTILGQMQTTSTCPTCNGEGSQITSKCNVCHGDGVQRGEETITINIPAGVSEGMQLSMSGKGNAAPRGGVPGDLIILIEEVPHETLKRDGNNVIYDMHISFIDAALGTSIEVPTIDGKANIKIEPGTQGGRILRLKGKGVPEVNSYHRGDQLVHINIWTPKALNREERELLEKLQDSPNFKPNPGKNEKSFFERMKEYFE from the coding sequence ATGGCAAAAAGAGATTATTACGATGTACTTGGTGTAGCAAAAGGCTCAAGTGCGGATGATATAAAAAAGGCGTACCGTAAAATGGCCATCAAATATCACCCGGATAAAAACCCGGGCGATAAACAAGCTGAAGAAAGCTTTAAAGAAGCTGCGGAAGCTTACGAGGTATTAAGCAACCCCGAAAAGCGCCAGCGTTATGATCAGTTTGGCCATGCAGCCAATGCGGGGTCGGCAGCAGGCGGCGGGTATGGCGGTGGCATGGATATGAATGATATATTCAGCCAGTTTGGCGATATCTTTGGCGGCGGCAGTCCGTTTGAAGGCTTTTTCGGTGGCGGCGGCAGTCGTCAGGGTGGTGGCAGGCGTGTAGCCCGCGGTAGTAACCTGCGTATTAAGGTGCGGTTAACGCTGGAAGAGATTGCCAACGGTGCCGAAAAGAAAATAAAAGTAAACAAACAGGTATTATGTAAAGCCTGCGATGGTACCGGCGCTAAAGATAAATCATCGTTTCAAACCTGTAAAACATGTGGTGGCAGCGGCTCGGTACGCCGGGTAACCAATACCATATTGGGCCAAATGCAAACTACCAGCACTTGTCCAACTTGTAATGGCGAAGGTTCGCAAATTACCTCAAAATGTAATGTTTGCCATGGCGATGGGGTACAGCGCGGGGAAGAAACGATCACCATTAACATCCCTGCAGGTGTTAGCGAGGGTATGCAACTGAGCATGAGCGGTAAAGGTAATGCCGCGCCAAGAGGTGGTGTTCCGGGCGATTTGATCATCCTGATCGAAGAGGTACCGCACGAAACTTTAAAACGCGATGGTAACAATGTGATATACGATATGCATATCAGCTTTATTGATGCCGCATTGGGTACCAGTATTGAGGTGCCTACTATTGATGGCAAAGCCAACATTAAAATAGAACCCGGCACACAGGGCGGCCGTATTTTGCGTTTAAAAGGAAAAGGTGTACCAGAAGTAAACTCCTATCACCGGGGCGACCAGTTAGTGCACATTAACATCTGGACGCCAAAAGCATTAAACCGTGAAGAACGCGAATTGCTGGAGAAACTACAGGATTCGCCAAACTTTAAACCCAACCCAGGCAAGAACGAAAAAAGTTTCTTTGAACGGATGAAGGAATATTTCGAATAA
- a CDS encoding phosphatase PAP2 family protein, with protein sequence MKKIIFFILCVTALHANAQITDTTKKKVVDTIKKDLFTAPDTVKHLHSKTGALIPPIAMVGYGVSSLVIHPLHRFDGYLYGQADRHDIVTPTKLENFFQFTPVVLTYGLNFVGVHGKNTFIDRTFIFVLAQFMLEGSTFAIKHATHRLRPDNSDYLSFPSGHTGNAFVGAEFMSQELGKVSPVYSAIGYSFATTTGIFRIYHKDHWFSDVIAGAGFGILSTKAAYWVYPIIRNRLTKKGREKEEDKKQDKEIQKDLKKKPEKSSIILPSYQNGAWGLQFAAQF encoded by the coding sequence TTGAAAAAGATCATATTTTTTATATTATGTGTTACTGCATTACATGCTAATGCACAAATTACCGATACCACCAAAAAGAAAGTGGTGGATACGATCAAGAAAGATCTGTTTACCGCACCTGATACCGTTAAGCATTTGCATAGTAAAACGGGCGCGCTGATACCGCCTATCGCTATGGTGGGTTACGGTGTTAGTAGCCTCGTTATTCATCCGTTGCACAGGTTTGACGGCTATTTATATGGACAGGCCGACCGGCATGATATTGTTACCCCAACCAAACTGGAAAACTTTTTCCAATTTACGCCGGTGGTGCTAACGTATGGTTTAAACTTTGTAGGTGTACATGGCAAAAATACGTTTATCGACCGTACATTTATCTTCGTTTTAGCACAATTTATGCTGGAAGGGTCTACCTTTGCCATAAAACACGCAACACACAGGTTAAGGCCTGATAATTCCGATTACCTTTCCTTCCCATCCGGCCATACCGGTAACGCGTTTGTCGGTGCCGAATTCATGTCGCAGGAATTAGGGAAGGTATCGCCTGTGTATAGTGCCATTGGCTATAGTTTTGCCACCACCACAGGCATTTTCCGTATCTACCATAAAGACCACTGGTTTAGCGATGTTATAGCCGGTGCAGGTTTTGGTATCCTATCTACAAAAGCGGCTTATTGGGTTTACCCGATAATTCGTAACAGGTTAACTAAAAAAGGTCGCGAAAAAGAAGAAGATAAAAAGCAGGATAAAGAGATACAGAAAGACCTGAAAAAGAAACCTGAAAAAAGCTCCATCATATTACCATCGTACCAAAATGGGGCCTGGGGCTTGCAATTCGCGGCACAATTTTAA
- a CDS encoding WD40 repeat domain-containing protein, producing MTAEKLTELTGHSNPIYALELSQKPGILFSGGNDKGLVEWSLKDMAFIKVMFPVNASVYAIHCPAGYPLLFAGLRSGQVLVFDFIQQKLIKGLNHHTKPVFDIKSVPSKKELLVASEDGTVSVWHLDSLELLHTVKVSHDTIRSIAVSPDEKYMALGCRDNSVNIYNLEDYTPVTTLQGHTMAVFTTAYTPDGKYILSGSRDAQLKIWDAKTFTLVKNIPAHLFAINHIACHPTQPMFATASMDKSIKIWDADDFRLLKVISREKGYPAHILSVNKLSWNGDQLLSTGDDKVIMIWKIN from the coding sequence ATGACAGCAGAAAAACTAACCGAACTTACCGGGCACTCCAACCCTATCTATGCACTGGAATTATCACAGAAACCGGGCATCCTGTTCTCGGGCGGCAACGATAAAGGCCTGGTGGAATGGAGCCTGAAGGATATGGCTTTTATTAAAGTGATGTTCCCGGTTAATGCTTCTGTTTATGCGATACATTGCCCTGCAGGTTATCCGTTATTGTTTGCCGGTTTGCGCAGCGGCCAGGTATTGGTGTTCGATTTTATTCAGCAAAAGCTGATTAAGGGCCTCAATCACCACACAAAACCTGTGTTTGATATCAAGTCCGTTCCATCAAAAAAAGAACTGCTGGTGGCCTCGGAAGACGGTACCGTTTCCGTTTGGCATTTGGACTCATTGGAGTTGTTGCATACAGTCAAAGTATCACATGATACTATCCGCAGTATTGCAGTCTCACCGGATGAAAAATACATGGCCTTAGGTTGCCGGGACAATTCGGTAAATATCTATAATCTTGAAGATTATACGCCTGTTACTACCTTACAGGGCCATACAATGGCAGTATTTACTACCGCTTATACACCAGACGGTAAGTATATTCTATCCGGATCGCGCGACGCGCAACTAAAAATATGGGATGCGAAAACATTTACATTGGTCAAAAATATCCCTGCGCATTTGTTTGCTATTAATCATATCGCCTGCCACCCCACCCAACCAATGTTTGCTACGGCCAGTATGGATAAAAGCATAAAAATTTGGGATGCCGATGATTTCCGACTGTTAAAAGTTATCAGTCGCGAAAAGGGTTACCCGGCCCACATACTATCGGTAAATAAGTTATCCTGGAACGGGGACCAGTTACTTAGCACAGGCGATGATAAGGTAATAATGATATGGAAGATTAATTAA
- the hisIE gene encoding bifunctional phosphoribosyl-AMP cyclohydrolase/phosphoribosyl-ATP diphosphatase HisIE — translation MEIDFNKSTDGLVPVVIQDEHTLEVLMLGYMNQEAWDKTQTDKIVTFFSRSKNRLWTKGETSNNFLHVKEALVDCDNDTILIKVKADGPTCHTGARSCFNTAYNHNFISQLEQIIADRYDNPVEGSYVNKLRSKGLNKIAQKVGEEGVETVIAALAETETDLINEASDLVFHLLVLLREKGLSLETIAKNLESRHK, via the coding sequence ATGGAAATAGATTTCAATAAATCAACCGATGGCCTGGTGCCGGTGGTGATACAGGATGAACATACGCTTGAAGTACTGATGCTGGGCTATATGAACCAGGAAGCCTGGGATAAAACACAGACCGATAAAATAGTTACATTCTTCTCGCGCTCAAAAAACCGTTTATGGACCAAAGGCGAAACCAGCAATAATTTTTTGCATGTTAAAGAAGCATTGGTTGATTGCGATAACGATACCATCCTGATCAAAGTTAAAGCCGACGGCCCTACCTGCCATACAGGAGCACGCAGTTGCTTTAATACAGCCTATAACCACAACTTTATCAGTCAGCTGGAACAAATCATTGCCGACCGTTATGATAACCCGGTTGAAGGGTCGTATGTGAATAAGCTGCGCAGTAAAGGTTTAAACAAAATAGCCCAAAAAGTTGGCGAAGAAGGGGTTGAAACTGTTATAGCAGCCTTAGCTGAAACCGAAACCGATCTGATCAACGAAGCATCGGATCTGGTGTTTCACTTGCTGGTACTATTGCGCGAGAAGGGGCTTTCACTTGAAACTATCGCGAAGAATTTAGAATCGAGACACAAATAG
- a CDS encoding GNAT family N-acetyltransferase, producing the protein MHPTLETERLLLRPFHVEDAKGMMELYADPDVIKFTADKPFNTLADAERFIAEYDQYDKYNMGRLSTFIKQTGEYIGWCGIKYLADKNEVDIGYRLLKQYRGKGYATEAARACLDYGFNKLGLNKIIGMAMQDNGPSINVFKKLGLKYSHNDDCGCHPGVVYAITKEEWK; encoded by the coding sequence ATGCACCCTACATTAGAAACGGAAAGATTGCTATTACGGCCATTTCATGTGGAAGACGCGAAGGGGATGATGGAGCTATATGCCGATCCTGATGTGATCAAATTTACCGCTGATAAGCCATTCAATACCTTAGCCGACGCGGAAAGATTTATTGCTGAGTACGATCAGTATGATAAGTACAACATGGGCAGGTTAAGTACTTTTATTAAACAAACAGGCGAGTACATTGGCTGGTGCGGAATAAAATATCTTGCTGATAAAAATGAAGTGGATATAGGCTATCGGTTATTAAAACAATACCGGGGCAAAGGGTATGCCACAGAGGCTGCCAGGGCTTGTTTAGATTACGGTTTTAATAAGTTAGGGCTGAATAAAATAATAGGGATGGCCATGCAGGATAACGGCCCTTCCATTAATGTATTTAAAAAGTTAGGATTAAAATACTCGCACAACGACGACTGCGGCTGTCACCCGGGTGTTGTTTATGCAATTACAAAAGAAGAATGGAAATAG
- the hisF gene encoding imidazole glycerol phosphate synthase subunit HisF, which translates to MLAKRIIPCLDVKDGRTVKGVNFVDLRDAGDPVELAWNYSQQGADELVFLDITATHERRKTMIELVKAVARQINIPFTIGGGINEIADAEALLNAGADKVSINSAAVRTPALIDELAKAFGVQFVIVAVDTRYDGKNNIVHLNGGRIPTDKETLQWILEAEDRGAGEILLTSMDHDGTKAGFDNGLLKVVNDAVHIPVIASGGAGSIGHFADVFKKTDVDAALAASVFHYGEILIPDLKTALRNKNIEVR; encoded by the coding sequence ATGTTAGCAAAACGCATTATCCCTTGCTTAGATGTAAAAGACGGGCGCACTGTAAAAGGCGTTAACTTCGTCGATCTGCGCGATGCCGGCGACCCGGTAGAACTGGCCTGGAACTATTCGCAGCAGGGTGCCGACGAATTAGTGTTCCTGGATATCACTGCTACGCACGAACGCCGTAAGACCATGATTGAGTTGGTGAAAGCCGTAGCACGTCAAATCAACATCCCCTTCACTATTGGAGGCGGTATAAACGAAATAGCGGACGCTGAGGCGCTTTTAAACGCCGGGGCCGACAAAGTATCCATAAACTCGGCCGCGGTGCGTACACCGGCTTTAATTGATGAATTAGCGAAGGCCTTTGGGGTGCAGTTTGTGATAGTGGCCGTTGATACCCGTTATGATGGCAAAAACAACATTGTTCACCTGAACGGCGGGCGCATCCCTACCGACAAGGAAACATTGCAATGGATATTGGAGGCCGAAGACCGTGGCGCAGGTGAAATCCTGCTGACATCCATGGATCATGACGGCACAAAGGCTGGTTTTGATAACGGCTTACTTAAAGTAGTGAACGATGCTGTGCACATCCCGGTAATAGCTTCGGGAGGTGCCGGGTCTATAGGGCATTTTGCAGATGTATTTAAAAAAACGGATGTAGACGCGGCCCTGGCGGCATCAGTATTCCATTATGGCGAAATATTGATACCCGATTTAAAGACAGCATTAAGAAATAAAAATATAGAAGTAAGATAA
- a CDS encoding 1-(5-phosphoribosyl)-5-[(5-phosphoribosylamino)methylideneamino]imidazole-4-carboxamide isomerase: protein MYIIPAIDILDKKVVRLREGDYGQVTNYDVTLEEMIAQYQSNGTSFIHVIDLNGAKGDFSNQEYLFNVIRKTEMKVQYGGGVRSIDKVKELLDAGIHRVIVGTQAITNPTFLADLSKAFAGSDGYSDQIVIAIDVLDEVIKYSGWMESSPIKLMDYVDKCLALGFYRFLCTDINKDGKLGGAGIDLYTKLLDHSPFIKLIASGGVSSLADIEALSEIKVESCVVGKAIYEGRISIEEIQNWNLKSLISI, encoded by the coding sequence ATGTACATTATTCCCGCAATAGATATTTTAGATAAAAAGGTGGTGCGCTTACGCGAAGGCGATTACGGACAGGTAACTAATTATGATGTTACACTGGAAGAGATGATTGCACAGTACCAAAGTAACGGCACCAGTTTTATACATGTTATAGACCTGAATGGCGCTAAAGGTGATTTCAGTAACCAAGAGTACTTGTTCAATGTGATCCGTAAAACGGAGATGAAGGTGCAATATGGCGGCGGCGTGCGCAGTATTGATAAAGTTAAGGAGTTATTAGATGCTGGTATCCACCGTGTTATTGTGGGTACACAAGCCATCACCAACCCCACCTTTTTAGCCGACCTAAGCAAAGCCTTTGCTGGGAGTGACGGCTATTCAGATCAAATCGTTATTGCTATTGACGTGTTGGACGAAGTGATAAAATACTCGGGCTGGATGGAAAGCTCGCCTATAAAATTAATGGATTATGTAGATAAGTGCCTGGCGCTTGGTTTTTATCGTTTTCTGTGCACAGATATTAATAAAGACGGTAAATTGGGTGGTGCAGGGATTGACCTGTACACCAAACTGCTTGACCATTCGCCATTTATCAAATTAATCGCTTCGGGCGGTGTATCATCTTTAGCCGATATTGAAGCATTAAGCGAAATAAAAGTAGAATCGTGTGTGGTTGGTAAGGCCATCTATGAAGGCCGCATCAGCATCGAAGAAATACAGAACTGGAATTTAAAATCATTGATAAGTATTTAA
- the hisH gene encoding imidazole glycerol phosphate synthase subunit HisH, whose protein sequence is MDNNNSNTYNASTPSSGGWGAIGIVQYGAGNIFSLTSALNRLGISYGMIEKPEDFDLYDRYIIPGVGHAGAAMSKLQQTGLVPDIQDLKKPTLGICVGMQLLTAHSEEGDADLLNIIPVKTLKFSDSANYKVPHTGWNRVHAEKDNPLFKDIPADTHFYFVHSYYIKYNNQYTLASTDYSLKFSASIWRDNFYGVQFHPEKSGIYGETLLTNFSKL, encoded by the coding sequence ATGGACAACAATAACTCAAATACCTATAATGCTTCTACTCCTTCTTCAGGGGGCTGGGGGGCTATAGGTATAGTTCAATACGGAGCGGGTAATATTTTCTCTTTAACTTCGGCGCTTAACCGGCTGGGGATTAGCTACGGTATGATTGAAAAACCGGAGGATTTTGACCTGTACGATCGTTATATCATCCCCGGCGTTGGCCATGCGGGGGCTGCTATGAGCAAGTTGCAGCAAACAGGGCTGGTGCCCGATATCCAAGACCTGAAAAAACCCACGCTGGGTATTTGTGTGGGCATGCAGTTGCTTACTGCCCATTCCGAAGAAGGTGATGCTGACCTGCTTAATATCATCCCGGTTAAAACACTAAAATTCAGCGACAGCGCCAACTATAAGGTGCCACACACCGGCTGGAACCGCGTGCATGCCGAGAAGGATAACCCGCTGTTTAAAGATATTCCGGCAGATACACATTTTTATTTCGTACATTCCTATTATATCAAATATAATAACCAATATACTTTAGCCTCAACAGATTATAGTTTGAAATTTTCGGCATCAATTTGGCGGGATAATTTCTATGGGGTACAATTTCATCCGGAGAAATCCGGCATATACGGGGAAACCCTCTTAACTAATTTTTCAAAACTATAG
- the hisB gene encoding bifunctional histidinol-phosphatase/imidazoleglycerol-phosphate dehydratase HisB, translating into MNTLKRILFVDRDGTLITEPADEQIDSFDKLEFYPKALQYLPKIAAELDYELVMVTNQDGLGTTSYPENTFWPVQNFVLKTFENEGVKFSNVVVDRTFAKDNAPTRKPGTALLTQYFDTEKYDLKNSYTIGDRKNDVLLGRNLGAKAIWLNNHSNLGGQEFEDKNFEVDLKDTIALQTTDWQQIYEFLKVGERKAEHRRATKETDIDIKINLDGKGDAKVSTGLHFFDHMLDQIARHGSIDLEITAKGDLHIDEHHTIEDTGIALGEIFATVLGDKRGIERYGFCLPMDDCLAQVAIDFGGRNWIVWDAEFKREKVGEMPTEMFYHFFKSFSDAAKCNLNIKAEGQNEHHKIEAIFKAFAKAIKMAVKRDVNNMVLPSTKGVL; encoded by the coding sequence ATGAATACCCTGAAACGCATATTGTTTGTTGACCGTGACGGCACGCTGATCACTGAGCCTGCCGATGAGCAGATAGATTCGTTTGATAAGTTGGAGTTTTACCCAAAAGCCCTGCAATACCTGCCAAAAATAGCCGCCGAGTTGGATTATGAGTTGGTAATGGTTACAAACCAGGATGGTTTAGGCACAACATCATACCCTGAAAATACATTTTGGCCGGTGCAAAACTTCGTGCTGAAGACCTTTGAAAACGAGGGTGTAAAATTCAGTAATGTAGTTGTCGACCGTACTTTTGCCAAGGATAATGCCCCTACCCGTAAACCAGGCACAGCTTTATTAACCCAATATTTTGATACGGAGAAGTATGATCTCAAAAACTCATACACCATTGGCGACCGCAAAAACGACGTGTTACTGGGCAGGAACTTAGGCGCTAAAGCAATTTGGTTAAACAATCACAGTAATTTAGGCGGTCAAGAGTTTGAAGATAAGAATTTTGAAGTTGATTTGAAGGACACCATAGCCCTGCAAACTACCGATTGGCAACAGATATACGAGTTTTTAAAAGTGGGCGAACGCAAAGCAGAACACCGCCGCGCTACCAAGGAAACCGATATTGATATTAAGATAAACCTTGATGGCAAGGGCGATGCGAAGGTGAGCACCGGTCTGCATTTTTTTGACCACATGCTGGATCAGATAGCACGCCATGGTAGCATCGACCTGGAGATTACTGCTAAAGGTGACTTGCATATTGATGAGCACCATACTATTGAAGATACGGGTATTGCCTTAGGCGAGATATTCGCTACCGTATTAGGCGATAAGCGCGGTATTGAACGCTATGGTTTCTGCCTGCCTATGGACGATTGCCTGGCACAGGTAGCCATTGACTTTGGTGGCCGCAACTGGATAGTTTGGGATGCCGAATTTAAGCGCGAAAAGGTGGGCGAAATGCCGACAGAGATGTTCTACCATTTCTTTAAATCGTTCAGCGATGCCGCTAAGTGCAACCTGAATATCAAAGCTGAAGGACAGAACGAGCATCATAAAATTGAAGCGATATTTAAAGCCTTTGCCAAAGCCATAAAAATGGCCGTAAAGCGCGATGTGAACAATATGGTTTTACCAAGCACTAAGGGGGTTTTATAA
- the hisC gene encoding histidinol-phosphate transaminase, producing the protein MFDINKILRSNIKNLTPYSSARDEFKGEASVYLDANENAYGSPLDTNYNRYPDPLQYAVKKRLSEIKGVPPRNIFLGNGSDEAIDILYRSFCNPGVDNVIIVPPTYGMYEVSANINDIELRRVPLTADYQLDLEAIAAHIDDKTKLIWICSPNNPTGNSMHREDIETLLANFSGLVIVDEAYINFSRQKSFIQELTEYANLVVLQTLSKAWGLAGLRVGMAFASEEIIEVMNKVKPPYNINEASQALALAALQNVDQINTWIKEILTERDKLVLQLKNLDFVLDIYPSDANFILVKTTDANGIYNYLVQNGIIVRNRNKVELCEGALRITIGTPEENAKLIETLKDYK; encoded by the coding sequence ATGTTCGACATAAATAAAATATTACGCTCCAACATCAAAAACCTAACCCCCTACTCGTCCGCACGGGATGAGTTTAAAGGCGAGGCCAGCGTTTACTTAGATGCCAACGAGAATGCTTATGGCTCGCCGTTGGATACAAATTACAACCGCTACCCGGATCCGCTGCAGTATGCCGTTAAAAAGCGCCTGAGCGAGATAAAGGGCGTGCCCCCGCGCAATATATTTTTGGGCAATGGCAGCGATGAAGCTATCGACATTCTGTACCGCAGCTTTTGCAACCCTGGTGTGGATAATGTAATCATCGTTCCGCCGACTTATGGCATGTACGAGGTATCGGCCAATATCAACGATATTGAACTGCGACGTGTACCCTTAACTGCTGATTACCAGTTAGACCTGGAAGCCATTGCCGCGCATATTGATGATAAAACCAAGTTGATCTGGATATGTTCGCCTAATAACCCTACCGGCAATTCTATGCACCGCGAGGATATAGAAACCCTGCTGGCAAATTTTAGCGGTTTAGTGATAGTGGATGAAGCCTACATTAACTTCAGTCGCCAAAAAAGCTTTATACAGGAACTGACTGAGTACGCCAATTTGGTAGTGCTGCAAACCTTATCAAAAGCATGGGGCCTGGCCGGCCTGCGGGTAGGCATGGCCTTTGCCAGCGAAGAAATTATAGAGGTGATGAACAAAGTGAAGCCGCCATATAACATAAATGAGGCATCGCAGGCTTTAGCCTTGGCAGCTTTACAAAATGTAGACCAGATAAATACCTGGATAAAAGAGATTTTAACCGAACGGGATAAACTGGTACTTCAACTAAAAAACCTTGATTTTGTACTGGATATCTATCCATCTGATGCCAATTTCATCCTGGTTAAAACCACCGATGCTAACGGAATTTACAATTACTTAGTTCAAAACGGTATTATTGTACGCAATCGGAATAAAGTTGAACTTTGCGAAGGGGCATTACGAATAACCATTGGCACGCCTGAAGAAAATGCCAAACTAATTGAAACGTTAAAAGACTATAAATGA
- the hisD gene encoding histidinol dehydrogenase: protein MKTYNYSDLSAADIAKLVQRNVDPANEIRATVEDIIANVQQHGDAALIDYAKKFDKVELNKLYLDKDELAELAATLSNEQKQALQTAYNNIYKFHQTQVKQEDKVETMSGVTCWREPRPIEKVGLYIPGGSAVLPSTFLMLGIPARIAGCHEIVVCSPPQKSGKVNAFIAYVAGLLNIDCIYLAGGAQAVAAMAYGTESIAKVDKIFGPGNQFVTKAKTIIQSTTTTAIDMPAGPSEVLVIADATAKSSYIAADLLAQAEHGIDSQSILVSTSSKIITDAIAEVDKQLCVLPRAEIAGQAIANSYAVLVKDLNEAMQFNNVYAPEHLILATENWQQVTGQIINAGSVFLGNLTPESVGDYASGTNHTLPTSAYARAYSGVSVDSFVKKITFQHITPEGIQNIGPTVELLAEMEGLHAHKNAVTVRMENK, encoded by the coding sequence ATGAAGACATACAATTATTCTGATTTAAGTGCTGCTGATATAGCTAAACTGGTGCAACGTAATGTTGACCCGGCAAATGAGATACGCGCTACGGTTGAAGACATTATTGCTAATGTGCAGCAACACGGCGATGCAGCTTTAATTGACTACGCTAAAAAGTTTGACAAGGTAGAACTGAATAAACTGTATTTGGATAAAGATGAATTAGCCGAGCTGGCGGCTACTCTATCTAATGAGCAAAAACAAGCACTACAAACAGCTTACAACAATATTTACAAATTTCATCAAACGCAGGTAAAGCAGGAAGACAAAGTTGAAACTATGTCCGGCGTTACCTGCTGGCGTGAGCCCCGGCCTATTGAAAAAGTAGGCCTGTATATTCCCGGTGGTTCGGCGGTTTTGCCGAGTACTTTTTTAATGCTGGGCATCCCCGCGCGCATTGCCGGGTGCCATGAAATTGTGGTTTGTTCACCGCCGCAAAAAAGCGGAAAGGTAAATGCTTTTATTGCCTATGTCGCCGGGCTACTAAACATCGACTGTATTTATTTGGCGGGTGGTGCGCAGGCCGTAGCGGCCATGGCGTACGGCACGGAAAGCATCGCCAAAGTGGATAAGATCTTTGGGCCGGGGAATCAATTTGTCACCAAGGCTAAGACGATAATTCAGTCGACAACGACCACTGCGATAGACATGCCGGCAGGACCCTCAGAGGTTTTAGTGATCGCGGATGCGACTGCCAAATCGTCATATATCGCTGCTGATTTATTAGCTCAGGCAGAACATGGTATTGATTCTCAGTCGATTTTGGTTTCTACCTCAAGTAAAATTATAACTGATGCGATCGCGGAGGTCGACAAGCAACTGTGTGTACTACCCCGTGCTGAGATAGCCGGACAGGCCATTGCCAACTCGTATGCGGTACTTGTAAAAGACTTAAATGAGGCCATGCAATTCAACAATGTATACGCACCGGAGCACTTGATATTGGCTACCGAAAACTGGCAGCAGGTAACCGGGCAAATTATAAATGCGGGTTCTGTTTTCCTGGGTAACCTCACTCCAGAAAGCGTTGGCGACTATGCATCGGGCACCAATCACACCCTGCCTACCAGCGCTTATGCCCGGGCGTATTCAGGCGTATCGGTTGATTCGTTTGTGAAGAAGATCACCTTTCAGCATATCACTCCTGAAGGCATACAAAACATAGGGCCAACGGTAGAATTACTGGCTGAAATGGAAGGGTTGCATGCGCACAAGAACGCGGTGACGGTGAGGATGGAAAATAAATAA